The Deltaproteobacteria bacterium genome includes the window ACATGGATATGTCCAAATACAGGGACCTCTTCATTTCGGAGGCCAGGGAGCACATCCAGGGAATCAACGACTGTATTCTGGTGCTGGAAAAAGATGCCGTAAATGCCGATAGTATTAACGAACTTTTCCGTCACGCCCACTCGGTAAAGGGGATGGCCGCTTCAATGGAATATGACGCCATTGCTCGTTTGAGCCATCGCCTTGAGGATTTGATGGACATCTTTCGACAGGGCAAGGCCCGGATCTCCCCACCTGTTGTTGATATTCTTTTCCAGGGCATTGACTTCCTCGATGGGATGGTAACGGCCGTCGAGGATGGTTCTTCACTCGATGGCTTCGATACAGCCGGGTACCTGAATGATGTCCAGGAGATTATTGAGGGCCGCCTCCCGGGGGATGCGGGTGAAAGCCGTGAAAATGTCATAGAGCCTGTCCCCGTGGAGGAGAAGCCACCTTCCATTGAACCAGCCCCACAGCCCATGGAGGAGAAACCGAATTCCGTTGAACCCGCCCCACAGCCTGGGGAAGGAGAACTCGCCATCGTTTTCAGCATATCCAACGAAAGCCCCGTCCCGGCGGTACGTGCCTACCTGGTAATCAAAAGGCTCAGTGAACTGGGAAAAATAATTTCTGTTGTCCCCTCGCCGGAGGAGATAAAATCGGGCGGGTATGCAGGCGAGGTCTCAATGGTTATCGCCGGAACCGATAGACCGTTCGTTGAGAAACTCCTGAAAAATTCTACGGAAATGGGGAAATTCACTATCAGTTCCCCAACGCCGGGGAAAAAGCCCAAACCTTCCCCGGTGGCTTCCAGACCTGGTTCCCCGAAAACCGTCCAGAGTACCCCGGCACCACCGGCCTCCCAGACCGTTAGAATCAGCACACGCCTTCTTGACACATTCATTAACCTGGTAGGCGAGCTCATCGTTACCAAGAGCAGGCTCAGAGAGCTGTCAAAGGAGTCCGGGTCCACCGTGACCGACCAGGTGTTGACAAGACTGGACCATCTTGTCAGTACCCTTCATGGTGAGGTGATGAAAGTACGCATGGATCCCATGGAGTCTGTAACTAAAAGGCTTCCAAGAATGGTGAGGGATCTGGGGAGAAAAGAGGGCAAAGAAATCTCCCTTGTGATCGAAGGGGCCCAGATAGAGTT containing:
- a CDS encoding chemotaxis protein CheA — protein: MDMSKYRDLFISEAREHIQGINDCILVLEKDAVNADSINELFRHAHSVKGMAASMEYDAIARLSHRLEDLMDIFRQGKARISPPVVDILFQGIDFLDGMVTAVEDGSSLDGFDTAGYLNDVQEIIEGRLPGDAGESRENVIEPVPVEEKPPSIEPAPQPMEEKPNSVEPAPQPGEGELAIVFSISNESPVPAVRAYLVIKRLSELGKIISVVPSPEEIKSGGYAGEVSMVIAGTDRPFVEKLLKNSTEMGKFTISSPTPGKKPKPSPVASRPGSPKTVQSTPAPPASQTVRISTRLLDTFINLVGELIVTKSRLRELSKESGSTVTDQVLTRLDHLVSTLHGEVMKVRMDPMESVTKRLPRMVRDLGRKEGKEISLVIEGAQIELDRAILEELGDPLVHILRNAVDHGIEDAKERQKTGKPPVGTITISISRERDMVYVNIVDDGRGMNLEKIRSKAVDKEIISEEQARVMSEEETVMLICRPGFSTADEVTDVSGRGVGMDVVQAVVESLGGTLSIESTSGAGSRFTLKLPLTVAIVKMLLIQAQEHIFAIPITRVVRTTRIAREDVKESQSRFYLTFDEDLIPLYFLRKMLSLPNSHNGNDLLTVVIVEVTNRMVGIAVDGVSGQADIVVKPLCYPLDRLVGYSGMTVLGNGMIVPVLDLGNLL